The DNA window CTACACAGATGCACAACAAAGAATTTTCCATGTTTATGGCATGTGACTAGTCAATGTCCTAACATACTAGCAGCCACCTAGCAAAGCAAAACATTTCTAGTATGATCTCCCTATAGTCAAACAAAGCCCTTGGAGCCACTGACAGTGGGCTCCACTTCACAAATACAAACTCCCTGGATTAAATAAGCACCACCTTAAATACGTGCCCATCAACAATCAAAACCAACCAACACGCTGTTCAACTCCAGAACCTCACTAAGTTTCTGGCAAGGTCtaatcttaaaataaattttcttaATGGGTCAATTTATCAAAATTGCTGCCAGAACCTTCTCTATTAGCTCTCCACAACCACTCAAAGCTTCGCGCCACGACGCTCTCTCGCCTCTCTGCTGCTTTAGCGTTCGCGCGCGCGCTGCGGCTGGCTGGCTGGGCCCAAGCTAATAGCTATGGACACCGTCGTGGCGGCCGCGACGACGGGATCGAGACGGTGGCTGccgtgggcgcggcggcaggcggcggcgtacctggcggcggccgggggaggcgacgacgggtgggcggcgtgcgcggcgtcggcggtgcgGATCGTGGTGTGCTTCGTGTCCatgatggcgacgacggcggcgtgggcggtggtgatgctgctgctgctgccgtggCCCTGCGCGCGCATCCGGCAGGGCAACCTCTACGGCCACGTCACCGGCCGCATGCTGGTAACCAACGCTGCGAGAAGCCAACCGATGTTTCTTGGACTATACGAATTCAGCGAAGctgaataaacttttttttttttgcttgaagATGTGGATTCTGGGGAATCCGATCAAGCTGGAAGGGATGGAGAACCTGAACACGAGGGGAATCTTCATCTGCAACCACGCTTCGCCGCTCGACATCTTCCTCGTCATGTGGCTGGCTCCGACCGGCACTGTCGGAATCGCCAAAAAGGAGGTAGATAGAACTGTATATACACAGTTGTGCTAGCGTGCAAGAGAGTGACAAATCATGTCTAGATTGTAACAAACGTGGCTGCAATTGCAATTTTTGCAGATCATCTGGTACCCACTGTTCGGGCAGCTTTACGTGTTGGCCAATCACCTCCGTATCGACCGCTCTAACCCTGCCGCTGCAATCGAGTCAATG is part of the Oryza glaberrima chromosome 4, OglaRS2, whole genome shotgun sequence genome and encodes:
- the LOC127772132 gene encoding 1-acyl-sn-glycerol-3-phosphate acyltransferase-like, coding for MDTVVAAATTGSRRWLPWARRQAAAYLAAAGGGDDGWAACAASAVRIVVCFVSMMATTAAWAVVMLLLLPWPCARIRQGNLYGHVTGRMLMWILGNPIKLEGMENLNTRGIFICNHASPLDIFLVMWLAPTGTVGIAKKEIIWYPLFGQLYVLANHLRIDRSNPAAAIESMKEVARAVTKNNLSLILFPEGTRSKTGRLLPFKKGFVHTALQTRLPIVPMVVTGTHLAWRKNSLRVRPAPLTVKVLPPIETDGWVEERIDEYVEMVHSLYADSLPDSQKPLEPVNTGKKKMS